The proteins below come from a single Tachypleus tridentatus isolate NWPU-2018 chromosome 13, ASM421037v1, whole genome shotgun sequence genomic window:
- the LOC143241065 gene encoding peroxisomal trans-2-enoyl-CoA reductase-like isoform X2 — protein sequence MAIKAVQSVFRKGLFSDKVAVVTGGATGIGRAVTQELLYLGCNVVIASRKEEQLKQAATELKAEIEETLPPRIMHVPCNVRQEHQVTHLFEETLKQYGKLDYLVNNGGGQFVCQAADISKKGWDAVIETNLTGTFLMCQEAHKQWMGEHGGVIVNMLMDMDRGVPMMAHSGAARAGVENLTKSLAIEWAHHGIRVNAVAPVSAAICFLLSPAASYITGETVHVDGGGRLYSPLFWTVPDHKMLRPFHSNEDVEDATKPKSKL from the exons ATGGCCATTAAAGCTGTACAGAGTGTTTTTAGAAAAGGTCTTTTTTCTGACAAAGTGGCAGTTGTTACAGGAGGAGCAACTGGCATAGGCCGTGCAGTAACTCAAGAATTACTCTATTTAG GTTGTAATGTTGTTATTGCATCACGAAAAGAAGAACAGTTAAAACAAGCTGCGACAGAATTGAAGGCAGAAATAGAGGAAACGTTACCACCTCGAATAATGCACGTTCCATGCAATGTTAGGCAAGAACATCAG gtAACACATTTATTTGAGGAAACATTAAAGCAGTATGGAAAACTGGACTACTTGGTTAATAATGGAGGTGGCCAATTTGTGTGTCAAGCTGCTGATATTAGTAAAAAAGGCTGGGATGCTGTTATAGAAACCAATCTGACTGGAACATTTTTAATGTGCCAAGAAG CACACAAACAGTGGATGGGTGAGCATGGTGGGGTTATTGTTAATATGTTAATGGACATGGACCGAGGTGTTCCTATGATGGC TCATTCAGGGGCAGCACGTGCAGGTGTGGAAAACCTCACAAAGTCTTTAGCAATAGAATGGGCACATCATGGCATCAGAGTTAATGCTGTAGCACCA gtATCAGCAGCTATCTGTTTTCTCCTATCTCCTGCAGCATCATATATAACAGGAGAAACTGTGCATGTAGATGGTGGGGGTCGCCTTTACAGCCCACTGTTTTGGACTGTACCAG ATCACAAAATGCTTCGACCATTCCACAGTAATGAAGATGTTGAAGATGCAACCAAACCTAAATCAAAACTTTAA
- the LOC143241065 gene encoding peroxisomal trans-2-enoyl-CoA reductase-like isoform X1: protein MAIKAVQSVFRKGLFSDKVAVVTGGATGIGRAVTQELLYLGCNVVIASRKEEQLKQAATELKAEIEETLPPRIMHVPCNVRQEHQVTHLFEETLKQYGKLDYLVNNGGGQFVCQAADISKKGWDAVIETNLTGTFLMCQEAHKQWMGEHGGVIVNMLMDMDRGVPMMAHSGAARAGVENLTKSLAIEWAHHGIRVNAVAPGNSIYSETAAKNYPIGVFEIVKSHLPAKRLGTPEEVSAAICFLLSPAASYITGETVHVDGGGRLYSPLFWTVPDHKMLRPFHSNEDVEDATKPKSKL, encoded by the exons ATGGCCATTAAAGCTGTACAGAGTGTTTTTAGAAAAGGTCTTTTTTCTGACAAAGTGGCAGTTGTTACAGGAGGAGCAACTGGCATAGGCCGTGCAGTAACTCAAGAATTACTCTATTTAG GTTGTAATGTTGTTATTGCATCACGAAAAGAAGAACAGTTAAAACAAGCTGCGACAGAATTGAAGGCAGAAATAGAGGAAACGTTACCACCTCGAATAATGCACGTTCCATGCAATGTTAGGCAAGAACATCAG gtAACACATTTATTTGAGGAAACATTAAAGCAGTATGGAAAACTGGACTACTTGGTTAATAATGGAGGTGGCCAATTTGTGTGTCAAGCTGCTGATATTAGTAAAAAAGGCTGGGATGCTGTTATAGAAACCAATCTGACTGGAACATTTTTAATGTGCCAAGAAG CACACAAACAGTGGATGGGTGAGCATGGTGGGGTTATTGTTAATATGTTAATGGACATGGACCGAGGTGTTCCTATGATGGC TCATTCAGGGGCAGCACGTGCAGGTGTGGAAAACCTCACAAAGTCTTTAGCAATAGAATGGGCACATCATGGCATCAGAGTTAATGCTGTAGCACCA GGAAACTCCATATATTCTGAAACAGCAGCAAAAAACTATCCTATAGGTGTTTTTGAAATAGTAAAGTCTCACCTTCCAGCTAAACGACTAGGTACCCCTGAAGag gtATCAGCAGCTATCTGTTTTCTCCTATCTCCTGCAGCATCATATATAACAGGAGAAACTGTGCATGTAGATGGTGGGGGTCGCCTTTACAGCCCACTGTTTTGGACTGTACCAG ATCACAAAATGCTTCGACCATTCCACAGTAATGAAGATGTTGAAGATGCAACCAAACCTAAATCAAAACTTTAA